One window of Mesorhizobium loti R88b genomic DNA carries:
- the dnaJ gene encoding molecular chaperone DnaJ, with the protein MKADFYETLGVQKGADEKELKSAFRKLAMQFHPDRNPGDHSCEHKFKEINEAYETLKDPQKRAAYDRFGHAAFEQGGMNGGAQGFGAGGFADIFEDIFGDMMGGRQRRSSGGRERGADLRYNMEISLEEAFAGKTAQIRVPASISCSECSGSGAKPGTQPVTCSMCNGHGKVRATQGFFSIERTCPQCQGRGQTIKDPCPKCAGQGRVTEERSLSVNIPSGIEDGTRIRLANEGEAGLRGGPSGDLYIFLAVKPHEFFQRDGADLYCKVPISMTTAALGGSFEVTTLDGTQTKVKVTEGTQNGRQFRLKGKGMPVLRQPNVGDLYIQTAVETPQNLTRRQRELLEEFEQLSSQENSPQSSGFFARMKDFFESFGER; encoded by the coding sequence ATGAAAGCTGATTTCTACGAAACGCTGGGCGTCCAGAAAGGCGCCGACGAGAAGGAGCTCAAGAGCGCTTTCCGCAAGCTCGCCATGCAGTTCCATCCCGACCGCAATCCCGGCGATCATTCCTGCGAGCACAAGTTCAAGGAAATCAACGAAGCCTACGAGACGCTGAAGGACCCGCAGAAGCGCGCGGCCTATGACCGCTTCGGTCACGCCGCCTTCGAACAAGGCGGCATGAATGGCGGTGCGCAGGGCTTTGGCGCCGGCGGCTTCGCCGACATCTTCGAGGACATCTTCGGCGACATGATGGGCGGCCGTCAGCGCCGCTCGTCGGGCGGCCGCGAGCGCGGTGCCGATCTGCGCTACAACATGGAAATCTCGCTGGAAGAGGCTTTTGCGGGAAAGACCGCGCAAATCCGTGTGCCGGCTTCGATTTCCTGCTCGGAATGTTCGGGCAGCGGCGCCAAGCCAGGCACCCAGCCCGTCACCTGCTCGATGTGCAATGGCCACGGCAAGGTGCGCGCGACGCAAGGCTTCTTCTCGATCGAGCGCACCTGCCCGCAATGCCAGGGCCGCGGCCAGACCATCAAGGACCCGTGCCCGAAATGCGCCGGCCAGGGCCGCGTCACCGAGGAACGCTCGCTGTCGGTCAACATTCCGTCCGGAATCGAGGACGGCACCCGCATCCGCCTTGCCAATGAGGGTGAGGCCGGCCTGCGCGGCGGACCTTCGGGCGACCTTTATATTTTCCTGGCGGTGAAGCCGCACGAATTCTTCCAGCGCGATGGTGCCGACCTCTACTGCAAGGTGCCGATCTCGATGACGACGGCAGCCCTTGGCGGCTCCTTCGAGGTGACGACGCTGGATGGCACGCAGACCAAGGTGAAGGTGACCGAAGGCACGCAGAACGGACGCCAGTTCCGCCTCAAGGGCAAGGGCATGCCGGTGCTGCGCCAGCCCAATGTCGGCGACCTCTATATCCAGACCGCGGTCGAGACGCCACAGAACCTCACCCGACGCCAGCGCGAATTGCTGGAAGAGTTCGAGCAGCTCTCCTCGCAGGAGAATTCGCCCCAATCGAGCGGCTTTTTCGCCCGCATGAAGGATTTCTTCGAATCCTTTGGCGAGCGTTGA